The Ahaetulla prasina isolate Xishuangbanna chromosome 3, ASM2864084v1, whole genome shotgun sequence genome window below encodes:
- the FAM8A1 gene encoding protein FAM8A1 isoform X1: MAEAREAPREDGGGGGSVPRTQEEQEEEGKEAMSAGEYSRRVHQWLWDSYCGYLSWQSGLAALMAGAANAAASAPPPGAYYHSSGNPCYYLLATSVAPDAGSAPARAGPAWPPAAVRNGPPALRPAPPTAASPAGSSQREPGRPAGREYIIPSLAHRFIAEMVDFFILFFIKASIVLSIMHLSGIKDISKFAMHYIIEEIDDETSMEDLQKMMIVALIYRLLVCIYEIICIWGAGGATPGKFLLGLRVVTCDTSVLIAPSRVLVIPSSNVSITTSTIRALIKNFSIASFFPAFITLLFFQHNRTAYDIVAGTIVVKRHGLR; the protein is encoded by the exons ATGGCAGAAGCCAGGGAGGCCCCGAGAGAGGATggcggcggcggggggagcgTCCCCCGGAcccaagaagaacaagaagaagaaggaaaagaggcgATGAGCGCGGGGGAATACTCCAGGCGCGTGCACCAATGGCTCTGGGACTCGTACTGCGGTTACCTCAGCTGGCAGAGCGGCCTGGCCGCGCTCATGGCCGGAGCAGCGAACGCGGCGGCTTCGGCCCCGCCCCCCGGCGCTTATTACCACAGCAGCGGCAACCCCTGCTACTACCTCTTGGCCACCTCCGTTGCCCCCGACGCCGGCTCGGCTCCGGCCCGCGCGGGCCCGGCTTGGCCCCCGGCCGCAGTTCGAAATGGGCCCCCGGCCCTGCGCCCCGCTCCTCCCACCGCCGCTTCCCCCGCTGGCAGTTCCCAACGGGAGCCTGGCCGACCGGCAG GTCGTGAATACATAATCCCGTCTTTGGCTCATCGATTTATAGCAGAGATGGtagatttctttattcttttctttatcaAGGCATCAATAGTTTTGAGTATTATGCACTTAAGTGGAATAAA GGATATCTCAAAGTTTGCTATGCACTACATTATAGAAGAAATAGATGATGAAACTTCCATGGAAGACTTGCAAAAGATGATGATAGTGGCCCTTATCTACAGATTGCTGGTCTGCATCTATGAG attatTTGTATTTGGGGAGCTGGTGGCGCAACTCCTGGAAAATTTCTGCTAGGCCTTCGAGTTGTGACATGTGATACATCAGTACTTATTGCACCAAGTCGTGTGTTGGTGATACCATCATCTAATGTGAGCATAACAAC GTCTACAATACGAGCTTTGATCAAGAATTTTTCTATTGCTTCCTTCTTTCCAGCATTCATTACTCTCTTATTCTTTCAACATAACAGAACAGCCTACGATATTGTAGCAGGGACTATAGTAGTAAAAAGACATGGTCTCAGATGA
- the FAM8A1 gene encoding protein FAM8A1 isoform X2, with product MAEAREAPREDGGGGGSVPRTQEEQEEEGKEAMSAGEYSRRVHQWLWDSYCGYLSWQSGLAALMAGAANAAASAPPPGAYYHSSGNPCYYLLATSVAPDAGSAPARAGPAWPPAAVRNGPPALRPAPPTAASPAGSSQREPGRPAGREYIIPSLAHRFIAEMVDFFILFFIKASIVLSIMHLSGIKDISKFAMHYIIEEIDDETSMEDLQKMMIVALIYRLLVCIYEIICIWGAGGATPGKFLLGLRVVTCDTSVLIAPSRVLVIPSSNVYNTSFDQEFFYCFLLSSIHYSLILST from the exons ATGGCAGAAGCCAGGGAGGCCCCGAGAGAGGATggcggcggcggggggagcgTCCCCCGGAcccaagaagaacaagaagaagaaggaaaagaggcgATGAGCGCGGGGGAATACTCCAGGCGCGTGCACCAATGGCTCTGGGACTCGTACTGCGGTTACCTCAGCTGGCAGAGCGGCCTGGCCGCGCTCATGGCCGGAGCAGCGAACGCGGCGGCTTCGGCCCCGCCCCCCGGCGCTTATTACCACAGCAGCGGCAACCCCTGCTACTACCTCTTGGCCACCTCCGTTGCCCCCGACGCCGGCTCGGCTCCGGCCCGCGCGGGCCCGGCTTGGCCCCCGGCCGCAGTTCGAAATGGGCCCCCGGCCCTGCGCCCCGCTCCTCCCACCGCCGCTTCCCCCGCTGGCAGTTCCCAACGGGAGCCTGGCCGACCGGCAG GTCGTGAATACATAATCCCGTCTTTGGCTCATCGATTTATAGCAGAGATGGtagatttctttattcttttctttatcaAGGCATCAATAGTTTTGAGTATTATGCACTTAAGTGGAATAAA GGATATCTCAAAGTTTGCTATGCACTACATTATAGAAGAAATAGATGATGAAACTTCCATGGAAGACTTGCAAAAGATGATGATAGTGGCCCTTATCTACAGATTGCTGGTCTGCATCTATGAG attatTTGTATTTGGGGAGCTGGTGGCGCAACTCCTGGAAAATTTCTGCTAGGCCTTCGAGTTGTGACATGTGATACATCAGTACTTATTGCACCAAGTCGTGTGTTGGTGATACCATCATCTAAT GTCTACAATACGAGCTTTGATCAAGAATTTTTCTATTGCTTCCTTCTTTCCAGCATTCATTACTCTCTTATTCTTTCAACATAA
- the FAM8A1 gene encoding protein FAM8A1 isoform X3: MAEAREAPREDGGGGGSVPRTQEEQEEEGKEAMSAGEYSRRVHQWLWDSYCGYLSWQSGLAALMAGAANAAASAPPPGAYYHSSGNPCYYLLATSVAPDAGSAPARAGPAWPPAAVRNGPPALRPAPPTAASPAGSSQREPGRPAGREYIIPSLAHRFIAEMVDFFILFFIKASIVLSIMHLSGIKDISKFAMHYIIEEIDDETSMEDLQKMMIVALIYRLLVCIYEIICIWGAGGATPGKFLLGLRVVTCDTSVLIAPSRVLVIPSSNHSLLSYSFNITEQPTIL; encoded by the exons ATGGCAGAAGCCAGGGAGGCCCCGAGAGAGGATggcggcggcggggggagcgTCCCCCGGAcccaagaagaacaagaagaagaaggaaaagaggcgATGAGCGCGGGGGAATACTCCAGGCGCGTGCACCAATGGCTCTGGGACTCGTACTGCGGTTACCTCAGCTGGCAGAGCGGCCTGGCCGCGCTCATGGCCGGAGCAGCGAACGCGGCGGCTTCGGCCCCGCCCCCCGGCGCTTATTACCACAGCAGCGGCAACCCCTGCTACTACCTCTTGGCCACCTCCGTTGCCCCCGACGCCGGCTCGGCTCCGGCCCGCGCGGGCCCGGCTTGGCCCCCGGCCGCAGTTCGAAATGGGCCCCCGGCCCTGCGCCCCGCTCCTCCCACCGCCGCTTCCCCCGCTGGCAGTTCCCAACGGGAGCCTGGCCGACCGGCAG GTCGTGAATACATAATCCCGTCTTTGGCTCATCGATTTATAGCAGAGATGGtagatttctttattcttttctttatcaAGGCATCAATAGTTTTGAGTATTATGCACTTAAGTGGAATAAA GGATATCTCAAAGTTTGCTATGCACTACATTATAGAAGAAATAGATGATGAAACTTCCATGGAAGACTTGCAAAAGATGATGATAGTGGCCCTTATCTACAGATTGCTGGTCTGCATCTATGAG attatTTGTATTTGGGGAGCTGGTGGCGCAACTCCTGGAAAATTTCTGCTAGGCCTTCGAGTTGTGACATGTGATACATCAGTACTTATTGCACCAAGTCGTGTGTTGGTGATACCATCATCTAAT CATTCATTACTCTCTTATTCTTTCAACATAACAGAACAGCCTACGATATTGTAG
- the FAM8A1 gene encoding protein FAM8A1 isoform X4, giving the protein MAEAREAPREDGGGGGSVPRTQEEQEEEGKEAMSAGEYSRRVHQWLWDSYCGYLSWQSGLAALMAGAANAAASAPPPGAYYHSSGNPCYYLLATSVAPDAGSAPARAGPAWPPAAVRNGPPALRPAPPTAASPAGSSQREPGRPAGREYIIPSLAHRFIAEMVDFFILFFIKASIVLSIMHLSGIKDISKFAMHYIIEEIDDETSMEDLQKMMIVALIYRLLVCIYEIICIWGAGGATPGKFLLGLRVVTCDTSVLIAPSRVLVIPSSNVSITTIHYSLILST; this is encoded by the exons ATGGCAGAAGCCAGGGAGGCCCCGAGAGAGGATggcggcggcggggggagcgTCCCCCGGAcccaagaagaacaagaagaagaaggaaaagaggcgATGAGCGCGGGGGAATACTCCAGGCGCGTGCACCAATGGCTCTGGGACTCGTACTGCGGTTACCTCAGCTGGCAGAGCGGCCTGGCCGCGCTCATGGCCGGAGCAGCGAACGCGGCGGCTTCGGCCCCGCCCCCCGGCGCTTATTACCACAGCAGCGGCAACCCCTGCTACTACCTCTTGGCCACCTCCGTTGCCCCCGACGCCGGCTCGGCTCCGGCCCGCGCGGGCCCGGCTTGGCCCCCGGCCGCAGTTCGAAATGGGCCCCCGGCCCTGCGCCCCGCTCCTCCCACCGCCGCTTCCCCCGCTGGCAGTTCCCAACGGGAGCCTGGCCGACCGGCAG GTCGTGAATACATAATCCCGTCTTTGGCTCATCGATTTATAGCAGAGATGGtagatttctttattcttttctttatcaAGGCATCAATAGTTTTGAGTATTATGCACTTAAGTGGAATAAA GGATATCTCAAAGTTTGCTATGCACTACATTATAGAAGAAATAGATGATGAAACTTCCATGGAAGACTTGCAAAAGATGATGATAGTGGCCCTTATCTACAGATTGCTGGTCTGCATCTATGAG attatTTGTATTTGGGGAGCTGGTGGCGCAACTCCTGGAAAATTTCTGCTAGGCCTTCGAGTTGTGACATGTGATACATCAGTACTTATTGCACCAAGTCGTGTGTTGGTGATACCATCATCTAATGTGAGCATAACAAC CATTCATTACTCTCTTATTCTTTCAACATAA